A window of Clavibacter michiganensis contains these coding sequences:
- a CDS encoding thioesterase II family protein — MIETPRDEGGWLRRIAAAPDARIRLVCLPHAGGAASAYRGWAPFAPRGVEVLAVQYPGRGDRYGDPLSPDLDTLAADVAAAVDALPERLPVVLFGHSMGALVAYETARVLAARGRPAARLVVSGRRAPTVRWGGTLHRQDDAALLADLERHSGTAPEILADDDMRRTVLACLRDDYRLVETHRTAPGPGTGCPVSVFSGDADPELRPAEAEAWHRLGDGDGDGDGDGDGDAGGTGLRVFRGGHFYLAERPAEVVEAIASLLDPALAFPAPAEAMFP; from the coding sequence ATGATCGAGACCCCGCGCGACGAGGGCGGCTGGCTGCGGCGCATCGCGGCGGCGCCCGACGCCCGCATCCGCCTCGTGTGCCTGCCGCACGCGGGCGGCGCGGCGTCCGCCTACCGCGGCTGGGCGCCGTTCGCGCCGCGGGGCGTCGAGGTCCTCGCGGTGCAGTACCCGGGCCGCGGCGACCGCTACGGCGATCCCCTCAGCCCCGACCTCGACACGCTCGCCGCCGACGTCGCGGCGGCCGTCGACGCGCTGCCCGAGCGCCTGCCCGTCGTGCTCTTCGGCCACAGCATGGGCGCCCTGGTCGCCTACGAGACCGCGCGCGTCCTCGCCGCGCGCGGCCGCCCCGCCGCCCGTCTCGTCGTGTCGGGACGCCGCGCGCCGACCGTGCGGTGGGGCGGCACCCTGCACCGGCAGGACGACGCCGCGCTCCTCGCCGACCTCGAGCGCCACTCCGGGACCGCGCCCGAGATCCTCGCCGACGACGACATGCGCCGCACCGTGCTCGCCTGCCTCCGCGACGACTACCGGCTCGTGGAGACGCATCGCACGGCACCGGGGCCCGGCACCGGCTGCCCGGTGAGCGTGTTCAGCGGCGACGCGGATCCCGAGCTGCGGCCCGCGGAGGCCGAGGCGTGGCACCGGCTCGGCGACGGCGACGGCGACGGCGACGGCGACGGCGACGGCGACGCGGGCGGCACCGGCCTCCGGGTGTTCCGCGGCGGCCACTTCTACCTGGCCGAGCGGCCGGCCGAGGTGGTCGAGGCGATCGCGTCCCTGCTGGATCCCGCGCTCGCCTTCCCGGCCCCGGCGGAGGCGATGTTCCCGTGA
- a CDS encoding saccharopine dehydrogenase NADP-binding domain-containing protein, producing the protein MIAVIGASGAVGRPAVLALRAASDEPLRLGGRREAPLRELADEVGGRVETVTVDLMDDDALARFCRGADVVVHCAAPAFAFGDRIAAAALEAGADYVDVCGEEPVRAGLVARGLAADAVRDGRRAVVSTGVVPGLSGLLPRLAAEGLRGPLRLRGWVGGVEACSPGVALDVPLSLAAGGPGSTAYGTPLAAWSGGRRVERALRAEEDATAPFFAGRVALQPYLSAETERIARGRGRGFADARWWNVHPGPAVRDALNRLPALLAGEDGAAAAADALIRAGDLDLLGNRPFHVLAVSVDGTDDEGAPVERAIVLHSDDSYVLAGRLAAITVREIRAGAVPPGVGFAHDVLDPQRVLDLVVASGASTVTRIDDAGDAGEMVEEDL; encoded by the coding sequence GTGATCGCGGTGATCGGCGCGTCCGGCGCCGTCGGGCGTCCCGCGGTGCTCGCCCTCCGCGCCGCGTCCGACGAGCCGCTCCGGCTCGGCGGCCGTCGCGAGGCCCCGCTCCGCGAGCTCGCCGATGAGGTGGGCGGCCGGGTCGAGACCGTGACCGTCGATCTCATGGACGACGACGCGCTCGCGCGCTTCTGCCGCGGGGCAGACGTGGTGGTGCACTGCGCCGCGCCGGCCTTCGCGTTCGGCGACCGGATCGCGGCCGCCGCCCTCGAGGCGGGCGCCGACTACGTGGACGTCTGCGGCGAGGAGCCCGTGCGCGCGGGCCTCGTCGCGCGCGGTCTCGCCGCGGACGCCGTGCGCGACGGCCGCCGCGCGGTCGTGTCGACGGGCGTGGTCCCTGGCCTCTCGGGCCTCCTGCCGCGGCTCGCCGCCGAGGGGCTGCGCGGTCCGCTCCGACTGCGCGGCTGGGTGGGCGGCGTCGAGGCGTGCTCCCCCGGGGTCGCGCTCGACGTGCCGCTGTCGCTCGCGGCCGGCGGCCCCGGATCCACCGCGTACGGCACGCCGCTCGCCGCGTGGTCCGGCGGCCGACGCGTCGAGCGCGCGCTGCGCGCGGAGGAGGACGCGACGGCGCCGTTCTTCGCGGGCCGGGTCGCGCTGCAGCCGTACCTGTCGGCGGAGACGGAGCGGATCGCGCGCGGGCGCGGGCGCGGGTTCGCGGATGCCCGGTGGTGGAACGTGCACCCGGGGCCCGCCGTGCGCGACGCCCTCAACCGGCTGCCCGCGCTGCTCGCGGGAGAGGACGGCGCAGCAGCGGCCGCCGACGCGCTCATCCGCGCGGGCGACCTCGACCTGCTCGGGAACCGTCCGTTCCACGTGCTCGCCGTCTCCGTCGACGGCACGGACGACGAGGGCGCTCCGGTCGAGCGCGCGATCGTGCTGCACAGCGACGACAGCTACGTGCTCGCCGGACGGCTCGCGGCCATCACCGTGCGGGAGATCCGCGCGGGCGCCGTGCCGCCGGGCGTCGGCTTCGCGCACGACGTGCTGGATCCGCAGCGCGTCCTCGACCTCGTCGTCGCCTCGGGCGCGAGCACCGTCACCCGCATCGACGACGCCGGCGACGCGGGCGAGATGGTGGAGGAGGACCTGTGA
- a CDS encoding Gfo/Idh/MocA family oxidoreductase — MTGDAADRPLRVVVCGTGFGRIHLRAVGLVPGLRLAGVLARGGGASRALAAAHGVPLWTDVAELPADVDLASVAVGSAVQGGPGSELVLALLARGIHVLQEHPAHPDEITAAARAARTAGVRYRLSTHYRHVRATRGFLASAERLRARSPIVHVDAAGPVHLLQPLVDILGLAVGGLRPWAFTDPVERPRELTALEARPSPLTAIEGVVGGIPLSLRVHDELHPADRDNHALLWPRIALASEAGVLTLADVHGPVTWSPALHTRRDAADRLDLDGDPARRALPRLSSWPDAPAPTAGDLFDDVWPDAVAHALTQLVAEIRSGDGDALRAAQADITMARAWVDLIRRLGPPRSIRPGEPPRVTAAAILPAAEAAPAGGHGASGPAADPGPGDPAPADPYGPAAELFDLAAAEHAELTAAAVCRLLDGRDLSAAPVLDIGAGTGVIARAVARAHPEALVVAAEPSEPLRAVLTARILDAPGLQERVTVTAGSAPDLELPDRISAVLLCGVLGHLDAGQRARLWERIAERLLPGGLVVVETMGLEPGARVPESRLARTRVGDDEVEWWFRADPAPGGLLDLRTRWRSREPGGREREVHDAYSWDPVGLEELAREAGMDLVRLPAAAGASLPLGALVPRPADPPAG, encoded by the coding sequence GTGACGGGCGACGCCGCCGACCGCCCGCTGCGCGTCGTCGTCTGCGGCACGGGCTTCGGCCGCATCCACCTCCGCGCGGTCGGGCTCGTCCCCGGCCTGCGGCTCGCCGGCGTCCTCGCGCGCGGCGGCGGCGCCTCCCGCGCCCTCGCGGCCGCGCACGGCGTGCCGCTCTGGACCGACGTCGCCGAGCTGCCCGCCGACGTCGACCTGGCCTCCGTCGCCGTGGGGTCGGCCGTGCAGGGCGGGCCCGGATCCGAGCTCGTGCTGGCGCTCCTCGCCCGCGGGATCCACGTGCTGCAGGAGCACCCGGCCCACCCCGACGAGATCACCGCGGCCGCCCGGGCGGCACGGACGGCCGGCGTGCGCTACCGCCTCTCGACGCACTACCGGCACGTCCGCGCGACCCGCGGCTTCCTCGCGTCGGCAGAGCGGCTGCGGGCCAGGAGCCCGATCGTGCACGTGGACGCGGCGGGTCCCGTCCACCTGCTGCAGCCGCTCGTCGACATCCTCGGCCTGGCGGTCGGGGGGCTCCGGCCGTGGGCGTTCACGGATCCCGTGGAGCGCCCGCGCGAGCTGACCGCGCTGGAGGCGCGGCCGTCGCCGCTCACCGCGATCGAGGGCGTGGTCGGCGGCATCCCGCTCTCGCTGCGCGTGCACGACGAGCTGCACCCCGCCGACCGCGACAACCACGCGCTGCTCTGGCCGCGCATCGCGCTCGCGTCGGAGGCGGGCGTGCTGACGCTCGCCGACGTGCACGGGCCCGTCACCTGGAGCCCCGCGCTGCACACCCGGCGCGACGCGGCCGACCGGCTCGACCTCGACGGGGATCCCGCCCGGCGCGCCCTGCCGCGCCTCTCCTCGTGGCCGGACGCGCCCGCCCCGACCGCGGGCGACCTCTTCGACGACGTGTGGCCGGACGCGGTGGCGCACGCGCTCACGCAGCTCGTGGCGGAGATCCGCTCGGGTGACGGCGACGCCCTCCGCGCGGCGCAGGCGGACATCACGATGGCCCGCGCGTGGGTCGACCTCATCCGCCGGCTCGGTCCGCCGCGCAGCATCCGGCCGGGCGAGCCGCCACGCGTGACGGCCGCCGCGATCCTGCCCGCGGCAGAGGCGGCACCCGCGGGCGGGCACGGGGCGTCCGGCCCGGCCGCCGACCCGGGCCCGGGCGATCCGGCGCCCGCCGACCCCTACGGCCCCGCGGCCGAGCTCTTCGACCTCGCCGCCGCCGAGCACGCCGAGCTCACGGCGGCCGCGGTCTGCCGCCTCCTCGACGGCCGGGACCTGTCCGCGGCGCCCGTGCTCGACATCGGGGCGGGCACGGGCGTCATCGCGCGGGCCGTCGCCCGCGCGCATCCCGAGGCGCTCGTGGTGGCGGCCGAGCCGTCCGAGCCGCTGCGCGCGGTGCTGACCGCGCGGATCCTCGACGCCCCGGGACTCCAGGAGCGCGTCACCGTGACCGCCGGATCCGCGCCCGACCTCGAGCTGCCCGACCGCATCTCCGCGGTGCTGCTCTGCGGGGTGCTCGGCCACCTCGATGCCGGGCAGCGCGCCCGGCTCTGGGAGCGCATCGCCGAGCGGCTCCTCCCGGGCGGGCTCGTCGTCGTCGAGACGATGGGGCTCGAGCCCGGGGCGCGCGTGCCCGAGTCGCGGCTGGCCCGCACGCGCGTGGGCGACGACGAGGTCGAGTGGTGGTTCCGGGCGGATCCCGCACCCGGCGGCCTGCTCGACCTGCGCACGCGATGGCGCAGCCGCGAGCCCGGGGGCCGGGAGCGCGAGGTGCACGACGCGTACTCCTGGGATCCGGTGGGCCTCGAGGAGCTCGCCCGCGAGGCCGGCATGGACCTCGTGCGACTGCCCGCCGCGGCCGGCGCGTCGCTGCCGCTCGGCGCGCTCGTGCCGCGGCCGGCGGATCCGCCCGCCGGGTGA
- a CDS encoding class I SAM-dependent methyltransferase, translating to MTLDLQDYSPGAEFYDLVARRHTEALAGVLAEALAVVPAGADAAADADDDADPGTVVELGAGTGRVTRLLAHLVPRAPILAAEPSPVMRAVLRSRVHEDPDLRRRVTIRPETAQELALPERIRAVVLIGVAGHLGSDARADLWRRCLERLVPGGVIVVDLMGTSARSLPATRLLRERIGTQAYEWWTTAEPGRDGATRFTTRWLVLDGARTVREVRGGYEWHSLDQATLAREAGRSWTVLRGGAEGAATEVAVLGR from the coding sequence GTGACGCTGGATCTCCAGGACTACTCCCCGGGCGCGGAGTTCTACGACCTCGTCGCCCGGCGCCACACGGAGGCGCTCGCGGGCGTGCTCGCCGAGGCGCTGGCGGTCGTCCCGGCGGGTGCGGATGCCGCGGCCGACGCGGACGACGACGCCGACCCCGGCACCGTCGTGGAGCTCGGCGCGGGCACCGGCCGCGTCACGCGCCTGCTCGCCCACCTCGTGCCCCGCGCGCCGATCCTCGCCGCTGAGCCCTCCCCCGTCATGCGCGCCGTGCTGCGCAGCCGCGTGCACGAGGATCCCGACCTCCGCCGCCGGGTCACCATCCGCCCTGAGACGGCGCAGGAGCTCGCGCTGCCCGAGCGGATCCGCGCGGTCGTGCTCATCGGCGTGGCCGGCCACCTCGGGAGCGACGCCCGGGCCGACCTGTGGCGCCGCTGCCTCGAGCGCCTGGTCCCCGGCGGCGTGATCGTGGTCGACCTCATGGGGACGAGCGCGCGCTCCCTGCCGGCGACGCGCCTCCTGCGCGAGCGCATCGGCACCCAGGCCTACGAGTGGTGGACCACGGCCGAGCCCGGTCGCGACGGCGCCACCCGCTTCACCACGCGCTGGCTCGTGCTCGACGGCGCGAGGACGGTGCGCGAGGTCCGAGGGGGATACGAATGGCACAGCCTGGACCAGGCGACGCTCGCCCGG